From Phaeocystidibacter marisrubri, the proteins below share one genomic window:
- the rsgA gene encoding ribosome small subunit-dependent GTPase A has product MGSNSTKKIDYEKIVSEIKKEMSHLSLRMGRVVQEHKDRYIIQAENDQITGELLGNLRYSATSRLSLPAVGDWVLFQEFDGSSGIIHHVLPRQTILKRKAVGGKDDFQIIAANIDYALIVQAVGRDFSLNRIERYLTICHDSGIVPIVVLNKIDLASEVELSEFKKLIQDRFRGVQTLYTSTHEPGGLDSLQALMESNATYCMLGSSGVGKSSLINALSGSELFGTSEISESVQRGKHTTTHREIVQLPNGSFMIDNPGIREVGIADSKKGLELTFHPIQMLAEDCKFKDCSHQAEVGCAVLAAIESGALDPELYENYMKLNREQERFTTSLHERRKKEKQFGKMIKQTMQEKKKWKR; this is encoded by the coding sequence ATGGGAAGTAATTCAACCAAAAAAATCGATTACGAGAAAATCGTAAGCGAAATCAAAAAAGAGATGAGTCACCTTTCTCTAAGGATGGGCAGGGTGGTTCAAGAGCATAAAGATCGATATATCATCCAAGCCGAAAATGATCAGATAACGGGAGAGTTATTGGGTAATTTGAGGTATTCTGCTACCAGTCGACTTTCCTTACCCGCAGTAGGCGATTGGGTATTGTTTCAAGAGTTTGATGGAAGTAGTGGAATCATTCATCACGTTTTACCTCGGCAAACCATCTTGAAAAGAAAAGCGGTGGGTGGAAAGGATGATTTTCAGATCATTGCTGCGAATATCGACTATGCCCTCATTGTTCAAGCTGTTGGACGGGATTTCAGTCTGAACAGAATTGAACGGTATTTGACTATTTGCCACGATTCTGGGATTGTGCCAATTGTTGTCTTAAACAAGATTGACTTGGCGAGTGAAGTTGAACTTTCAGAGTTCAAGAAGTTGATTCAAGATAGATTCAGAGGCGTGCAGACATTGTATACAAGTACACATGAACCAGGAGGTTTGGATAGCTTGCAAGCCTTGATGGAGTCGAATGCTACCTATTGTATGTTGGGATCTTCTGGTGTTGGAAAGTCAAGTTTAATCAATGCACTTTCTGGAAGTGAACTTTTTGGAACAAGCGAGATTAGTGAGAGTGTTCAGAGGGGTAAGCACACTACGACACATCGAGAAATCGTGCAACTTCCGAATGGTAGCTTCATGATTGACAATCCAGGGATTCGAGAAGTGGGAATTGCCGATAGCAAGAAAGGGTTAGAATTGACTTTTCATCCTATCCAGATGTTGGCTGAGGATTGCAAGTTTAAAGACTGTTCTCATCAGGCTGAAGTTGGATGTGCCGTTCTTGCAGCCATCGAATCAGGAGCGCTTGATCCCGAGCTGTATGAAAACTATATGAAGCTCAACAGGGAGCAAGAGCGATTTACCACTTCCCTTCATGAACGCCGAAAGAAGGAAAAACAATTCGGCAAGATGATTAAGCAAACGATGCAGGAGAAGAAGAAGTGGAAGAGATGA